From Oncorhynchus mykiss isolate Arlee chromosome 25, USDA_OmykA_1.1, whole genome shotgun sequence, a single genomic window includes:
- the nenf gene encoding neudesin: MVTPVQLFITFVLLVLSLADDNKLKHKPASKPVRLFTDEDLKRHDGSEDGHPIYMAIKGVVFDVTKGKEFYGKDGPYNALVGKDCTRAVAKMSLEPADLTSDTTGLTEEQLQSLESVFEGTYKTKYPIVGYTAIRILNQDGSPNEDFKPEDQPHFNIRDEF, translated from the exons ATGGTAACACCAGTGCAACTTTTTATCACATTTGTGCTTCTCGTGTTGAGTTTGGCAGACGATAATAAACTAAAACACAAACCAGCCTCAAAACCGGTCCGACTGTTCACAGACGAAGATTTAAAAAGGCACGATGGGAGTGAG GACGGGCATCCCATTTACATGGCCATAAAAGGAGTGGTGTTTGATGTTACCAAGGGGAAAG AGTTCTATGGGAAAGATGGACCATACAATGCCTTGGTTGGAAAGGACTGCACCAGGGCTGTGGCCAAAATGTCCCTTGAGCCAGCTGATCTGACTTCTGACACT acgggccttactgaagagcagcTCCAATCCCTAGAGAGTGTATTTGAGGGCACGTACAAGACAAAGTACCCTATTGTAGGCTACACTGCCATACGCATCCTCAACCAGGATGGAAGCCCCAATGAGGACTTCAAGCCTGAAGACCAACCTCATTTTAACATCAGAGACGAGTTCTAA